From a region of the Xanthomonas rydalmerensis genome:
- a CDS encoding efflux transporter outer membrane subunit gives MTALPPPPVSRRLAPLAPLLSVLLLGGCMAGPDYVRPAPPASAQQPFAEADGHWAPAAPAAADPAVAWWTRYGDPQLNALVEQADRANQTLRQAEARYRQAQALVGSARAAEAPTLGVQAATTRERTATPKPGLRTTDTLGLSASWEPDFWGRIRRSVEQAGDNAQASAADLAQARLSLQAAVVADYLQLRFDDQTLALYQRTLAGYRDALQLTQARVRAGVASAADVAAAEATLHSAEAASTDLALSRRQLDHALAVLLGHTPAEFSLAASDAPLPALPPTPDALPSVLLQRRPDIAGAERRMAAANAGIGMAVAAWFPTLSLSASGGYDGAGLASLLSVPNRVWAVGAALAGTLFDGGARHAQRAQAQASFDAAAASYRQTVLSAFQGVEDQLAATRELAREAQQQRSAADAAQQAERVLMDQYRAGTTLYSAVITAQANALDAQRSLLQVQSRQFGAQVALLVALGGDWDSARLPAVRGASPGATPAPVVPE, from the coding sequence GTGACCGCCCTGCCCCCACCGCCCGTTTCCCGCCGCCTGGCGCCGCTCGCACCGCTGCTGAGTGTGCTGCTGCTCGGCGGCTGCATGGCCGGCCCGGACTACGTGCGCCCGGCGCCGCCGGCCAGCGCACAGCAGCCGTTCGCCGAGGCCGACGGCCACTGGGCGCCCGCCGCACCGGCCGCGGCCGACCCGGCGGTGGCGTGGTGGACCCGCTATGGCGATCCGCAGCTGAATGCCTTGGTAGAGCAGGCCGATCGCGCCAACCAGACCCTGCGCCAGGCCGAAGCACGCTATCGGCAGGCACAGGCGCTGGTCGGCAGCGCGCGTGCGGCCGAAGCGCCGACGCTGGGCGTGCAGGCCGCGACAACGCGCGAACGCACGGCGACTCCCAAACCCGGCCTGCGCACCACCGATACGCTGGGACTGAGCGCCAGTTGGGAACCGGACTTCTGGGGCCGGATCCGACGCAGCGTCGAACAGGCCGGCGACAACGCCCAGGCCAGCGCCGCCGACCTGGCGCAGGCGCGGCTGTCGCTCCAGGCCGCGGTCGTGGCGGATTACCTGCAGTTGCGCTTCGACGACCAGACCCTGGCGCTGTACCAGCGCACCCTGGCCGGCTATCGCGATGCGCTGCAGCTGACCCAGGCGCGGGTCCGCGCCGGGGTCGCCAGCGCCGCCGATGTGGCCGCGGCCGAGGCCACCCTGCACAGCGCCGAAGCCGCGTCGACCGATCTGGCGCTGTCGCGGCGGCAACTGGACCACGCGCTGGCCGTGCTGCTGGGCCATACCCCCGCCGAGTTCTCGCTGGCGGCCAGCGACGCGCCGCTGCCGGCGCTACCACCGACGCCGGACGCCCTGCCCTCGGTGCTGCTGCAACGGCGCCCGGACATCGCCGGCGCCGAACGGCGCATGGCCGCGGCCAACGCCGGCATCGGCATGGCCGTGGCGGCGTGGTTCCCGACCCTGTCGCTGAGCGCCAGCGGCGGCTACGACGGTGCCGGGCTGGCCTCGCTGCTGAGCGTGCCGAACCGGGTCTGGGCGGTGGGCGCGGCGCTGGCCGGCACGCTGTTCGACGGCGGCGCCCGCCACGCGCAGCGCGCGCAGGCGCAAGCCAGCTTCGATGCGGCCGCAGCCAGCTACCGGCAAACCGTGTTGAGCGCGTTCCAGGGCGTGGAGGACCAACTGGCCGCCACGCGCGAACTGGCGCGCGAGGCGCAGCAACAGCGCAGCGCCGCAGATGCCGCGCAGCAGGCCGAACGCGTGCTGATGGACCAGTACCGCGCCGGCACCACGCTGTACAGCGCGGTGATCACCGCCCAGGCCAACGCGCTGGACGCGCAACGCAGCTTGCTGCAGGTGCAATCGCGCCAGTTCGGTGCCCAGGTCGCGCTGCTGGTCGCGCTGGGCGGCGACTGGGACAGCGCCCGTCTCCCCGCCGTGCGCGGCGCCTCGCCGGGCGCCACGCCGGCTCCCGTCGTCCCGGAGTAA
- a CDS encoding efflux RND transporter periplasmic adaptor subunit, with protein MSIAAPTRPADPPARHAAPRRRWPFVVAALLVALLLVLWLRPRHAPAAATPPVPVTSAPVLRKDVPIRQTGIGTVLPIASVTVHSRIDGQLIDVGFGEGQDVRAGQVLARLDPRTYQAQLAAATAQLAKDKAQLGNAQADLQRYTQLLQDNATTRQTLDTQKALVTQLRATLQSDEAAIDSARVQLDFTTIRAPIDGRAGARLVDPGNIVHASDAGGLVVLNQIDPIAVQFTLPESAFQQINRALHAAPASVGVDAVDHGSGQVLAHGTLALLNNQIDTSTGTIAMKAHFPNPGHTLWPGQTVDARITLGMRAGALVVPSAAVQRSQDGEFVYVVGSDGSVRDQPVQVVDDANGETVIGQGLQAGQRVVVDGQYRLHPGAKVVEAKPAKHARPAAAGAHA; from the coding sequence ATGTCCATCGCCGCTCCCACCCGCCCCGCTGATCCGCCAGCGCGCCATGCCGCGCCGCGGCGACGCTGGCCGTTCGTCGTCGCCGCGTTGCTGGTCGCGCTGCTGCTGGTGCTATGGCTGCGCCCCCGCCACGCGCCCGCCGCGGCCACGCCGCCGGTGCCGGTGACCAGTGCGCCGGTGCTGCGCAAGGACGTGCCGATCCGCCAGACCGGGATCGGCACCGTGCTGCCGATCGCCTCGGTGACCGTGCACTCGCGCATCGACGGGCAACTGATCGACGTGGGCTTCGGCGAGGGCCAGGACGTCAGGGCCGGGCAGGTACTGGCGCGGCTGGATCCGCGCACCTACCAGGCGCAACTGGCCGCGGCCACCGCGCAACTGGCCAAGGACAAGGCGCAGTTGGGCAATGCGCAGGCCGACCTGCAGCGCTACACGCAACTGCTGCAGGACAACGCCACCACCCGCCAGACCCTGGACACGCAGAAGGCGCTGGTGACGCAACTGCGCGCCACCCTGCAGAGCGATGAGGCGGCGATCGACAGCGCGCGGGTGCAACTGGACTTCACCACCATCCGCGCGCCGATCGACGGCCGTGCCGGCGCGCGCCTGGTCGATCCAGGCAACATCGTCCACGCCAGCGACGCCGGCGGCCTGGTGGTGCTGAACCAGATCGACCCGATCGCGGTGCAGTTCACCCTGCCGGAAAGCGCGTTCCAGCAGATCAACCGCGCGCTGCATGCCGCGCCGGCCAGCGTGGGCGTGGACGCGGTCGACCACGGCAGCGGACAGGTGCTGGCGCACGGCACGCTGGCCCTGCTCAACAACCAGATCGACACCAGCACCGGCACCATCGCGATGAAGGCGCACTTCCCCAATCCCGGACACACGCTGTGGCCGGGACAGACGGTGGATGCGCGCATCACCCTGGGCATGCGCGCCGGCGCGCTGGTGGTGCCGAGCGCGGCCGTGCAGCGCAGCCAGGACGGCGAGTTCGTGTACGTGGTCGGCAGCGACGGCAGCGTGCGCGACCAGCCGGTGCAGGTCGTGGACGATGCCAACGGCGAGACGGTGATCGGCCAGGGCCTGCAGGCCGGCCAGCGGGTGGTGGTGGATGGGCAGTACCGGCTGCATCCGGGGGCGAAGGTGGTGGAAGCCAAGCCGGCCAAGCACGCCAGGCCGGCCGCGGCGGGAGCGCACGCGTGA
- a CDS encoding glycoside hydrolase family 9 protein — protein MKLPHALSCLFLACLLLGGCTSHADTAMPSPIRLNQVGFLPAASKLAVVPDGHGDAFSIARADSDEVVLRGTLGAAAAWPPAQQTVRIADFSALRTPGRYRLQVDGLPPSDSFAIGEDAYNALSRAALKAYYYNRASTALDGDYAGRHARAAGHPDDHVLVHASAASPERPAGTVIAAPKGWYDAGDYNKYVVSSGITVYTLLAAYEQFPAYFAKHPEGIPNSGGDVPDILREVDWNLQWLLAMQDPHDGGVYHKLTNLDFAGMQMPDQARAPRYVVQKSTAATLDFAAVMAQASRIYAPYDAQFGGISTRMLEASRRAWAWAQAHPDVAYKQPADVHTGAYEDTQFDDEFAWAATELYLATADDAFYEAAMARKVPASVPDWRQVGGLAWMSLAQHRARLTPRADQARIAEEIEGLADHLVQVWQGSAWRVTMREADFHWGSNATAMNQAMMLLQAYQLQHKPEYLQAAQSQLDYVLGRNPLGMSFVTGIGARSPMHIHHRISIADGVATPVPGWLVGGPQPGQQDADACKHAYTSTLPALSYLDKECSYATNEVAINWNAPLVYVSAALQVLQR, from the coding sequence ATGAAGCTGCCCCATGCCCTGTCCTGCCTGTTCCTCGCCTGCCTGCTGCTGGGCGGCTGCACCTCGCATGCCGACACTGCCATGCCATCGCCGATCCGCTTGAACCAGGTCGGCTTCCTGCCTGCCGCGAGCAAGCTGGCGGTGGTGCCGGACGGCCACGGCGACGCGTTCTCGATCGCGCGCGCCGACAGCGACGAGGTGGTGCTGCGCGGCACCCTCGGCGCCGCCGCGGCGTGGCCGCCGGCGCAGCAGACCGTGCGCATCGCCGATTTCTCCGCGCTGCGCACGCCGGGCCGCTATCGCCTGCAGGTCGACGGCCTGCCGCCGTCGGACAGCTTCGCCATCGGCGAAGACGCCTACAACGCGCTGTCGCGCGCCGCGCTCAAGGCCTACTACTACAACCGCGCCAGCACCGCGCTGGACGGCGACTACGCCGGCCGCCACGCGCGCGCCGCCGGCCACCCCGACGACCACGTGCTGGTGCATGCCTCGGCGGCGTCGCCGGAGCGCCCGGCCGGCACCGTGATCGCCGCGCCCAAGGGCTGGTACGACGCCGGCGACTACAACAAGTACGTGGTCAGTTCCGGCATCACCGTCTACACCCTGCTGGCCGCCTACGAGCAGTTCCCCGCCTACTTCGCCAAGCATCCCGAAGGCATTCCGAACAGCGGCGGCGACGTGCCGGATATCCTGCGCGAGGTCGACTGGAACCTGCAGTGGCTGCTGGCGATGCAGGACCCGCACGACGGTGGCGTGTACCACAAGCTGACCAACCTGGACTTCGCCGGCATGCAGATGCCGGACCAGGCGCGCGCGCCGCGCTACGTGGTGCAGAAGAGCACCGCGGCCACGCTCGACTTCGCCGCGGTGATGGCCCAGGCCAGTCGCATCTACGCACCGTACGACGCGCAGTTCGGCGGCATCTCCACGCGCATGCTGGAAGCCTCGCGGCGCGCCTGGGCCTGGGCGCAGGCGCATCCGGACGTGGCCTACAAGCAACCGGCCGACGTGCATACCGGCGCCTACGAGGACACCCAGTTCGACGACGAGTTCGCCTGGGCCGCGACCGAGCTGTACCTGGCCACCGCCGACGATGCGTTCTACGAGGCGGCGATGGCGCGCAAGGTGCCGGCCAGCGTGCCCGACTGGCGTCAGGTCGGCGGGCTGGCGTGGATGTCGCTGGCGCAGCACCGCGCACGGCTGACCCCGCGCGCCGACCAGGCGCGCATCGCCGAGGAGATCGAGGGCCTGGCCGATCATCTGGTGCAGGTGTGGCAGGGCTCGGCCTGGCGGGTGACGATGCGCGAGGCCGACTTCCACTGGGGCAGCAACGCCACGGCGATGAACCAGGCGATGATGCTGCTGCAGGCCTACCAGTTGCAGCACAAGCCCGAATACCTGCAGGCCGCGCAGTCGCAGCTGGACTACGTGCTCGGCCGCAACCCGCTGGGCATGTCCTTCGTCACCGGCATCGGCGCGCGCTCGCCGATGCACATCCACCATCGCATCTCCATTGCCGACGGCGTGGCCACGCCGGTGCCGGGATGGCTGGTCGGCGGCCCGCAGCCGGGGCAGCAGGACGCCGATGCGTGCAAGCACGCCTACACATCGACACTGCCGGCGCTGTCGTACCTGGACAAGGAATGCAGCTACGCCACCAACGAAGTGGCGATCAACTGGAATGCGCCGCTGGTGTACGTGAGCGCCGCGCTGCAGGTGCTGCAGCGCTGA